In Paenarthrobacter sp. GOM3, a single window of DNA contains:
- the gcl gene encoding glyoxylate carboligase: protein MAKMRTVDAAVAILEKEGATEAFGLPGAAINPFYSAMRAHGGIRHTLARHVEGASHMADGYSRAADGNIGICIGTSGPAGTDMITGLYAAWADSIPMLCITGQAPVAKLHKEDFQAVDIESIAKPLTKFAMTILEPGQVPGAFQKAFQLMRSGRPGPVLLDLPIDVQMAEIEFDIDAYEPLPVEKPKASRKQLEKALDLLTSAKHPLIVAGGGIINAGASAQLVELAEILNVPVIPTLMGWGAIPDDHQLMAGMVGLQTSHRYGNETFLQSDFVIGIGNRWANRHTGGLDTYTAGRKFVHIDIEPTQIGRVFSPDLGIASDAGAALDGLLELARERQAAKTLPDYSGWVAECQERKGSLHRKTNFDNVPIKPQRVYQEMNKAFGRDTTYVSTIGLSQIAGAQMLHVFGARKWINAGQAGPLGWTGPAALGVVRGTPDATVVALSGDYDFQFMIEELAVGAQFNLPYIHVVVNNSYLGLIRQSQRGFNMEQNVSLAFENINSPETNGYGVDHIKVAEGLGVKAIRVEDPNDLPAAFDKAKALMGEFKVPVVVEVILEKITNISMGVEISGVNEFEELAETAADAPTAILTKA, encoded by the coding sequence ATGGCTAAGATGCGCACCGTTGACGCGGCAGTCGCCATCCTGGAAAAGGAAGGCGCCACCGAGGCTTTCGGCCTGCCAGGCGCAGCGATCAACCCCTTCTACTCAGCAATGCGTGCCCACGGCGGCATCCGCCACACGCTGGCCCGCCACGTTGAAGGCGCCAGCCACATGGCTGACGGTTACAGCCGCGCAGCTGATGGCAACATCGGCATCTGCATCGGCACGTCGGGCCCCGCCGGCACGGACATGATCACCGGCCTGTACGCAGCATGGGCGGATTCCATCCCCATGCTCTGCATCACCGGCCAGGCACCCGTTGCCAAGCTGCACAAGGAAGACTTCCAGGCCGTGGACATCGAGTCCATCGCCAAGCCGTTGACCAAGTTCGCCATGACCATCCTGGAGCCGGGCCAGGTTCCCGGCGCGTTCCAGAAGGCGTTCCAGCTGATGCGTTCGGGTCGCCCGGGCCCGGTTCTGCTGGACCTGCCCATCGACGTTCAGATGGCCGAGATCGAGTTCGACATCGACGCCTACGAGCCCCTGCCCGTGGAGAAGCCCAAGGCTTCCCGCAAGCAGCTGGAAAAGGCACTGGACCTGCTGACCTCGGCCAAGCACCCGCTGATCGTTGCCGGTGGCGGCATCATCAACGCCGGCGCTTCGGCCCAGTTGGTTGAGCTGGCCGAGATCCTGAACGTTCCTGTTATCCCCACGCTGATGGGTTGGGGCGCCATCCCGGACGACCACCAGCTGATGGCCGGCATGGTTGGCTTGCAGACCTCGCACCGCTACGGCAACGAGACGTTCCTGCAGAGCGACTTCGTGATCGGCATCGGCAACCGTTGGGCCAACCGCCACACCGGTGGCTTGGACACCTACACGGCCGGCCGCAAGTTTGTGCACATCGACATCGAGCCGACGCAGATCGGTCGCGTTTTCTCGCCGGACTTGGGCATTGCGTCCGACGCCGGTGCGGCGCTGGACGGTCTGTTGGAGCTGGCCCGCGAACGCCAGGCAGCCAAGACGTTGCCGGACTACTCGGGCTGGGTCGCCGAGTGCCAGGAGCGCAAGGGTTCCCTGCACCGCAAGACCAACTTCGACAACGTGCCGATCAAGCCGCAGCGCGTGTACCAGGAGATGAACAAGGCCTTCGGCCGCGACACCACCTACGTGTCCACCATTGGTCTCTCGCAGATCGCCGGCGCACAGATGTTGCACGTGTTCGGTGCCCGCAAGTGGATCAACGCTGGCCAGGCCGGCCCGCTGGGTTGGACCGGTCCCGCCGCACTGGGTGTGGTTCGTGGAACCCCGGATGCCACTGTTGTTGCCCTGTCCGGTGACTACGACTTCCAGTTCATGATCGAGGAACTGGCCGTGGGCGCACAGTTCAACCTGCCGTACATCCACGTTGTGGTGAACAACAGCTACCTGGGCCTGATCCGTCAGAGCCAGCGCGGCTTCAACATGGAACAGAACGTTTCCCTGGCCTTCGAGAACATCAACTCCCCGGAGACCAACGGCTACGGCGTGGACCACATCAAGGTTGCCGAGGGCTTGGGCGTCAAGGCAATCCGCGTTGAGGACCCCAACGATCTGCCTGCCGCCTTCGATAAGGCCAAGGCACTCATGGGCGAGTTCAAGGTTCCCGTGGTTGTTGAAGTGATCCTGGAAAAGATCACCAACATCTCCATGGGCGTTGAGATCAGCGGCGTGAACGAGTTCGAAGAGTTGGCAGAAACCGCGGCGGACGCACCCACCGCGATCCTGACCAAAGCGTAA
- a CDS encoding glycerate kinase — MRVVIAPDKFKGSLSAPDVAEHLATGLRAGFGQGIEATRIPVADGGEGTIDAAIGSGFTRRTTTVTGPLGEPVKADFAIKDQEAVIEMAAASGLALLPEGPSSVTAKTANSIGTGELIRAALDLGCRKIILGVGGSANTDAGAGVLQGLGAVFLDKDGNELPGGGAALADIDSIDFSNFDVRVEATEFVLASDVDNPLLGASGAPAIFGPQKGATPEDVTSLDAAASHFVDVLAATTGQHAKYAAKAEGAGAAGGVGYIAIAALKAERRPGIDVVLEFTELEQRLKGADLVITGEGSLDEQSLLGKTPMGVARAAQRHGVPVIAVCGRSTLSREQLTDAGFHTVHALTDLEKDVQKCIAEAGPLLEQLGKHIGVYLAERTENKEYLNV, encoded by the coding sequence ATGCGTGTTGTCATCGCCCCGGACAAATTCAAGGGCTCGCTGTCCGCGCCCGACGTCGCCGAGCACCTGGCAACAGGTCTGCGGGCGGGGTTCGGCCAGGGCATAGAAGCAACACGCATTCCGGTGGCCGACGGCGGCGAAGGAACCATCGACGCCGCCATCGGCTCCGGCTTCACCCGCCGGACCACCACCGTCACCGGCCCACTCGGCGAGCCAGTGAAAGCGGACTTCGCCATCAAGGACCAGGAAGCTGTCATCGAAATGGCGGCAGCTTCCGGCCTGGCCCTCCTCCCCGAGGGCCCCAGCAGCGTCACCGCCAAGACCGCCAACAGCATCGGAACCGGCGAACTCATCCGCGCCGCGCTGGACCTCGGCTGCCGCAAGATCATCCTGGGTGTGGGCGGAAGCGCCAACACCGACGCCGGCGCGGGAGTCCTGCAGGGCCTCGGAGCGGTGTTCCTGGACAAGGACGGCAACGAACTCCCCGGCGGCGGGGCCGCCCTCGCGGATATAGACAGCATCGACTTCTCCAACTTCGACGTCCGCGTTGAGGCAACAGAGTTCGTGTTGGCGTCCGACGTCGACAATCCCCTTCTGGGGGCCAGCGGAGCCCCAGCCATCTTCGGTCCGCAGAAGGGCGCGACGCCGGAGGACGTCACCTCGCTCGATGCGGCGGCAAGCCACTTCGTCGACGTCCTCGCAGCCACAACCGGGCAACACGCCAAGTACGCCGCCAAGGCAGAAGGCGCTGGAGCAGCAGGCGGCGTTGGCTACATTGCCATAGCGGCACTGAAGGCAGAGCGTCGGCCGGGCATCGACGTCGTGCTTGAATTCACGGAGCTGGAGCAGCGGCTGAAGGGCGCAGATCTGGTCATCACCGGAGAAGGCAGCCTGGACGAGCAAAGCCTGCTCGGCAAGACCCCCATGGGCGTCGCCCGCGCAGCACAGAGGCACGGGGTTCCTGTGATCGCAGTGTGCGGCCGGAGTACCCTGAGCCGGGAACAACTCACGGACGCTGGGTTCCACACGGTCCACGCCCTGACCGACCTGGAAAAAGATGTCCAAAAATGTATCGCAGAAGCAGGTCCGTTGCTTGAACAATTAGGGAAGCACATAGGCGTGTATCTGGCGGAACGGACCGAAAACAAGGAGTACCTCAATGTCTGA
- the allB gene encoding allantoinase AllB translates to MSEAIGAYDLVIRGQRILTTAGIAAREVGIRDGIIVAIEPLGNGLTGNEVIELADDETLLPGLVDTHVHVNEPGRTEWEGFASATRAAAAGGVTTIIDMPLNSIPPTTSVDGLEQKRVVAKDQAFVDVGFWGGAIPGNKSDLRPLHDEGVFGFKCFLLHSGVDEFPHLEADEMEEDMAELKSFDSLMIVHAEDSHAIDRAPHPGGDHYETFLASRPRGAENKAIAEVIERARWTGARAHILHLSSSDALPMIASAKRDGVNLTVETCPHYLTLMAEEIPDGATAYKCCPPIREASNRELLWKGLQDGTIDCIVSDHSPSTLDLKDLENGDFAVAWGGVSSLQLGLSLIWTEARHRGIPLEQVVSWMAEKPAALARLHNKGQLALGYDADFSIFAQDEAFVVDVTKLKHKNPITPYDGRPLAGVVRKTYLRGTPIDGQNPGGKLLRRGNV, encoded by the coding sequence ATGTCTGAAGCAATCGGCGCCTATGACCTCGTTATCCGGGGCCAGCGCATCCTCACCACCGCCGGCATCGCAGCACGCGAAGTCGGCATCCGCGATGGCATCATCGTCGCGATCGAACCCCTCGGAAATGGCCTGACCGGCAACGAGGTTATTGAACTCGCAGACGACGAAACACTCCTCCCCGGCCTGGTGGACACCCACGTCCACGTCAACGAGCCCGGCCGCACCGAGTGGGAAGGCTTTGCCTCCGCCACCCGCGCCGCCGCTGCCGGTGGCGTGACCACCATCATCGACATGCCGCTCAACAGCATCCCGCCCACCACCAGCGTGGACGGCCTGGAGCAGAAGCGCGTTGTCGCCAAGGACCAGGCGTTCGTTGACGTCGGATTCTGGGGCGGTGCCATCCCGGGCAACAAGAGCGACCTCCGCCCGCTGCACGACGAAGGCGTTTTCGGCTTCAAATGCTTCCTCCTGCACTCCGGCGTGGACGAATTCCCGCACCTCGAAGCGGACGAGATGGAAGAGGACATGGCTGAGCTCAAGTCCTTCGACTCCCTCATGATTGTGCACGCCGAGGACTCCCACGCGATCGACCGCGCCCCGCACCCCGGCGGCGACCATTACGAAACCTTCCTGGCCTCCCGCCCCCGCGGCGCCGAGAACAAGGCCATCGCCGAGGTCATCGAACGTGCCCGCTGGACCGGCGCCCGCGCCCACATCCTGCACCTCTCCTCCTCGGACGCGCTGCCGATGATCGCTTCGGCAAAGCGCGACGGCGTCAACCTCACCGTTGAGACGTGCCCGCACTACCTGACGCTCATGGCTGAAGAAATCCCCGACGGAGCCACGGCCTACAAGTGTTGCCCGCCCATCCGTGAGGCCTCCAACCGCGAGCTCCTCTGGAAGGGCCTGCAGGACGGCACCATCGACTGCATCGTCTCAGACCACTCCCCCTCCACACTGGATCTGAAGGACCTGGAAAACGGCGACTTCGCCGTGGCCTGGGGTGGCGTTTCCTCGCTCCAGCTGGGCCTGTCCCTGATCTGGACCGAAGCCCGCCACCGCGGCATCCCGCTGGAACAGGTGGTCTCCTGGATGGCTGAGAAGCCCGCTGCCCTGGCCCGCCTGCACAACAAGGGCCAGCTTGCACTGGGCTACGACGCCGATTTCTCCATCTTCGCCCAGGACGAAGCGTTCGTTGTGGACGTCACCAAGCTCAAGCACAAGAACCCGATCACGCCGTACGACGGCCGGCCCCTCGCCGGCGTCGTCCGCAAGACCTACCTGCGCGGCACCCCGATCGACGGCCAGAACCCCGGCGGCAAGCTGCTCCGCCGCGGCAACGTTTAG
- a CDS encoding winged helix-turn-helix domain-containing protein, producing MAVNAYGPPPSRGPASRGAAGRRPTLNERNGLTAHGLALWVKPAEGDDIDPEIWERAARLVLARAMKLAPEAEVRIWPAPGAEHSGVGDTSWGGTPQEAADAGTKPSSTVTLADALAEARNSSRSDGEQSPSAGDSTAVEPVTLASRRSQLAVDLAAEVVLLDGEPVAFTGMEYKLLRYLVVNCSRAISREELQRFLESFDLPGAAFRSIDVYVGRVRRKLGSARHTVATVRGGGYQFVPGPYATVRGPAEYSI from the coding sequence ATGGCAGTCAATGCCTACGGGCCGCCGCCTTCCCGTGGTCCCGCCTCGCGCGGGGCCGCGGGCCGGCGACCGACCCTGAACGAACGTAATGGTCTGACAGCCCACGGTTTGGCCCTCTGGGTCAAACCGGCCGAGGGCGACGACATTGATCCCGAAATCTGGGAACGGGCAGCCCGCCTGGTGCTGGCCCGTGCCATGAAACTTGCCCCGGAGGCGGAAGTCCGCATCTGGCCCGCCCCCGGGGCAGAGCACTCCGGCGTCGGCGACACTTCCTGGGGCGGCACTCCGCAGGAAGCCGCCGACGCCGGTACCAAGCCCTCGTCGACCGTGACACTCGCGGACGCCCTCGCCGAGGCACGCAACAGCAGCCGTTCCGACGGCGAGCAGTCACCTTCGGCGGGCGACAGCACCGCCGTCGAGCCCGTAACGTTGGCGAGCCGCCGCAGCCAACTTGCGGTGGACCTCGCCGCTGAAGTAGTGCTCCTCGACGGCGAGCCGGTTGCCTTTACTGGCATGGAATACAAGCTGCTGCGCTACCTCGTGGTGAACTGCTCGCGGGCCATCAGTCGTGAAGAATTGCAACGCTTCCTGGAGTCATTTGACCTCCCCGGCGCGGCATTTCGCTCGATCGACGTTTATGTTGGAAGGGTCCGGCGGAAGCTCGGCTCTGCTCGACACACCGTCGCCACCGTCCGTGGTGGCGGCTACCAGTTCGTGCCAGGCCCTTATGCCACAGTGCGCGGACCTGCGGAATACAGCATCTGA
- the bcp gene encoding thioredoxin-dependent thiol peroxidase translates to MTQKLLVGTQAPDFALLDADGTKVSLSDYRGRNVIVYFYPKAATPGCTTEACDFRDNLASLQGKGYDVIGISPDGPEALAKFTGEFALTFPLLSDEDHKVALAYGAWGEKLVDGEIVEGLVRSTVVLDGEGTVKLTQYQVSAQGHVQALKEELGV, encoded by the coding sequence ATGACCCAGAAACTCCTCGTCGGAACGCAAGCACCTGACTTCGCGCTGCTCGACGCCGACGGCACCAAGGTCTCGCTGTCCGATTATCGCGGACGCAACGTCATCGTCTACTTCTACCCGAAGGCCGCAACCCCCGGCTGCACCACCGAGGCGTGCGACTTCCGCGACAACCTCGCCAGCCTGCAGGGCAAGGGCTACGACGTCATCGGGATCTCCCCGGACGGCCCCGAGGCCCTCGCCAAGTTCACCGGCGAATTCGCCCTGACCTTCCCACTGCTCTCCGACGAAGACCACAAGGTTGCCCTGGCCTACGGCGCCTGGGGCGAGAAGCTGGTTGACGGCGAAATCGTCGAAGGCCTGGTCCGCTCCACCGTAGTGCTCGACGGCGAAGGCACCGTGAAGCTCACCCAGTACCAGGTCTCGGCCCAAGGCCACGTCCAGGCGCTGAAGGAAGAGCTGGGCGTCTAA
- a CDS encoding PP2C family protein-serine/threonine phosphatase produces the protein MVSTASPRHAVVVEDDADIRGLLVLILEQLDFVVTEAPDGLSGVEAVRNTNAELVTLDINLPDIDGMEVCRRLREFSDAYVLMLTARADEIDRLNGLDTGADDYISKPFSPKEVQARIRALFRRARTPAAPAEDQRQVDELERAAVVQQSLLPRETVRVDGYDVAGAFRPTRSVGGDFYDWYQTHDGMHLTFADAMGKGMGAALIAATVRAVMRSVADTPAIADAFGSASATISSDLDQSGSFVTMFHARLDSSSGKLSYIDAGHGLALYVPADGAAQRLVSAGPPVGILDDQQWPAAELELEPGDSLVIVSDGVLDAHDSLEDFVVNVEKVTRNGATSDEVCAALLELAPAATAEDDVTAVVVRRKN, from the coding sequence ATGGTCTCAACCGCGTCCCCACGCCATGCCGTCGTCGTCGAAGATGACGCCGACATCCGTGGGCTCCTCGTCCTCATCCTTGAGCAGCTCGACTTCGTCGTGACCGAGGCACCCGACGGCCTGTCCGGCGTCGAGGCCGTCCGGAACACCAACGCCGAACTGGTGACGCTGGACATCAACCTCCCCGACATCGACGGCATGGAAGTGTGCCGCCGGCTGCGGGAATTCTCGGACGCCTACGTCCTGATGCTCACGGCCCGCGCCGACGAGATCGACCGGCTCAACGGCCTGGACACCGGCGCGGACGACTACATCAGCAAGCCCTTCAGCCCCAAGGAAGTCCAAGCCCGCATCCGCGCGTTGTTCCGCCGGGCGCGCACGCCCGCCGCCCCCGCCGAGGACCAGCGCCAAGTCGATGAACTTGAACGGGCCGCCGTGGTCCAGCAGAGCCTCCTCCCCCGGGAGACGGTCCGCGTTGACGGTTACGACGTCGCTGGTGCCTTCCGCCCGACCCGCAGCGTTGGTGGGGACTTCTACGACTGGTACCAGACCCACGACGGCATGCACCTGACGTTCGCCGACGCCATGGGCAAGGGAATGGGCGCGGCATTGATCGCAGCGACCGTCCGGGCGGTAATGAGATCAGTCGCGGACACCCCGGCCATTGCTGATGCGTTCGGCTCGGCCAGTGCCACCATATCTTCCGACCTTGACCAGTCGGGCTCGTTCGTCACCATGTTCCACGCTCGGTTGGACAGCAGCTCGGGCAAGCTCAGTTATATCGACGCCGGCCACGGCCTTGCGCTGTACGTGCCGGCTGACGGGGCGGCTCAGCGGTTGGTGTCGGCCGGTCCGCCGGTGGGCATCCTCGACGACCAGCAGTGGCCGGCCGCGGAACTTGAGCTGGAGCCCGGAGATTCCCTGGTGATCGTGAGTGACGGGGTGCTCGATGCCCACGATTCGCTGGAAGACTTCGTGGTGAACGTCGAAAAGGTGACACGCAACGGAGCTACCTCGGACGAGGTGTGCGCCGCCCTCCTGGAGCTGGCACCCGCTGCAACCGCCGAAGACGACGTGACCGCCGTCGTCGTTCGCCGTAAAAACTGA
- a CDS encoding glycosyltransferase family 2 protein: protein MTRFWTRLLVVLTVILGVNYVAWRWFASLNWDAWWIAVPLVIAETYSLIDVMLFGLTVWNLKIRKPPPPAPADATVDVFITTYNEPLDLVLTTALAAKDIRWPHSTWILDDGNRPEMRELAESNGIGYVTRGADWTPDMPRHAKAGNLNNALMVTSGEYLLILDADQIPEPDILDKTLGYFNDDRVALVQTPQYFINVPADDPLGSQAPLFYGPIQQGKDGWNAAFFCGSNAILRREALMQLGLVGYVKATEKSVRRALNASRSAIKKARRSEEARNPLVEQMLNEVEAATNTAQQELDARVSLSEITYRVRRKVDEAVRTLVAADFSALQSDLEEIAAMELAHVGEGGVTTVASDAVDRMSGRDWSPLGALESVHAVLDAISVERTDEAQPIMPLATISVTEDMATAMRIHGLGWKSVYHHEILANGLAPEDLKTMLTQRLRWAQGTMQVLLRENPLVQPRLSWGQRLMYFSTMWSYLSGFAAVVYFAAPIIYLTLGILPVSSLSYDFFIRFIPFMVVNQLLFVVAGHGIPTWRGQQYSLALFPTWIKACTTAARNVWFGRPLGFAVTPKARQSGGPSWSLIRPQITVAVLLAVAMVVGIARLLTGLSEPLGTLVNVAWVAFDLVVLSVLVKAVLYKGFVPEDVGPKRPEERNADAI, encoded by the coding sequence GTGACACGTTTCTGGACCCGGCTGCTGGTTGTCCTCACAGTCATTTTGGGCGTCAACTATGTGGCTTGGCGTTGGTTCGCGTCACTGAACTGGGATGCGTGGTGGATTGCCGTTCCGTTGGTCATCGCCGAAACGTACAGCCTGATCGACGTGATGCTCTTCGGTCTCACGGTGTGGAACCTCAAGATCCGCAAGCCGCCGCCCCCCGCGCCCGCCGACGCCACAGTGGACGTTTTCATCACCACCTACAACGAGCCACTGGACCTGGTCCTGACCACGGCCCTGGCAGCCAAGGACATCCGGTGGCCGCACAGCACCTGGATTCTTGACGACGGCAATCGCCCCGAAATGCGCGAACTCGCCGAATCGAACGGGATCGGCTACGTGACGCGCGGTGCGGATTGGACCCCTGACATGCCGCGGCACGCCAAAGCGGGAAACCTGAACAACGCGCTCATGGTCACCTCGGGCGAGTACCTGCTGATCCTCGACGCCGACCAGATCCCGGAACCGGACATCCTGGACAAAACGCTGGGCTACTTCAACGATGACCGCGTAGCGCTGGTCCAAACCCCGCAGTACTTCATCAACGTCCCCGCCGACGATCCCCTGGGCAGCCAGGCTCCCCTGTTCTACGGCCCCATCCAACAGGGCAAGGACGGCTGGAACGCGGCCTTCTTCTGCGGCTCCAACGCGATCCTGCGCCGCGAAGCCCTCATGCAACTGGGTTTGGTGGGCTACGTCAAAGCCACGGAAAAGAGTGTCCGGCGGGCATTGAACGCCTCCCGCTCGGCCATCAAGAAAGCGCGCCGCTCGGAAGAGGCCCGCAACCCCCTGGTGGAGCAGATGCTCAACGAGGTGGAAGCCGCCACCAATACAGCCCAGCAGGAACTCGATGCACGCGTGTCACTCAGCGAGATCACGTACCGCGTGCGACGCAAAGTGGACGAAGCCGTACGCACCCTGGTCGCCGCGGACTTCTCCGCGCTGCAGTCCGACCTCGAAGAAATCGCGGCGATGGAACTCGCCCACGTCGGCGAAGGTGGGGTCACCACTGTGGCGAGTGACGCCGTCGACCGCATGTCCGGGCGCGACTGGTCGCCCCTGGGCGCGCTCGAATCGGTCCACGCCGTCCTGGACGCCATCTCCGTGGAACGCACCGATGAAGCCCAGCCAATCATGCCGCTGGCCACCATTTCGGTCACCGAAGACATGGCGACGGCCATGCGCATTCACGGGCTCGGCTGGAAGAGCGTGTACCACCACGAAATCCTCGCCAACGGATTGGCGCCCGAGGACCTTAAAACCATGCTCACCCAGCGACTCCGCTGGGCGCAGGGCACCATGCAGGTCCTCCTTCGCGAAAATCCGCTGGTCCAGCCCCGGCTTTCCTGGGGACAACGGCTCATGTACTTCTCCACCATGTGGAGCTACCTCAGCGGGTTCGCGGCCGTGGTCTATTTCGCTGCGCCCATCATTTACCTGACGCTCGGCATCCTCCCGGTCAGCAGCCTCAGCTACGACTTCTTCATCCGCTTCATCCCGTTCATGGTGGTCAACCAGCTTCTGTTCGTGGTGGCCGGGCACGGGATCCCCACCTGGCGCGGGCAGCAGTACAGCCTTGCGCTGTTCCCCACCTGGATCAAGGCATGCACGACGGCGGCCCGTAACGTCTGGTTCGGGCGTCCCCTCGGGTTCGCGGTCACCCCTAAGGCCCGCCAAAGCGGCGGACCGAGTTGGAGCCTGATCCGGCCCCAGATCACCGTGGCCGTCTTGCTCGCTGTGGCAATGGTGGTGGGCATCGCCCGCTTGCTGACCGGGCTTTCCGAACCGCTGGGCACGTTGGTGAACGTGGCGTGGGTGGCCTTCGACCTCGTTGTCCTGAGCGTCCTGGTCAAGGCAGTTTTGTACAAAGGTTTCGTGCCTGAGGATGTTGGGCCGAAGCGCCCGGAGGAAAGGAATGCAGATGCAATTTAG
- a CDS encoding STAS domain-containing protein, producing the protein MQFSYEVKDSYAEVKSVGRLNMVAAPKLREVVNEVVASGSNRVVVNLAETNFMDSSGLGALIGCLKAARQAGGDLRIAGVQPQVKMVLELTNMDRVLTAYPSAEEAFGDD; encoded by the coding sequence ATGCAATTTAGCTATGAGGTCAAGGACTCCTACGCGGAAGTGAAGAGCGTGGGCCGTTTGAACATGGTGGCCGCGCCGAAGCTCCGCGAAGTAGTGAACGAGGTTGTGGCATCGGGTTCAAACCGCGTGGTGGTGAACTTGGCCGAGACCAACTTCATGGACTCATCCGGGCTGGGCGCACTGATCGGTTGCCTCAAAGCCGCTCGCCAGGCCGGCGGCGACCTCCGGATCGCCGGGGTCCAACCGCAAGTGAAGATGGTCCTTGAGTTGACCAACATGGACCGCGTGCTCACGGCCTACCCTTCGGCCGAGGAGGCATTCGGCGATGACTGA
- a CDS encoding ATP-binding protein, protein MTDVIARRGFHGPSTEEAIEAIHNELDALWDDASFVPDMDRMTFATAVIEAAANIVQHALPVAEKPVEIDVDISVRPSRLVARVSAFNAREPFADDMQASMPDSEAESGRGLALIEALVTTVTFERQDGTNTWILTRNT, encoded by the coding sequence ATGACTGACGTGATCGCCCGCCGGGGGTTCCACGGGCCTTCCACCGAGGAAGCCATCGAGGCCATCCACAACGAACTGGACGCCTTGTGGGACGACGCTTCCTTCGTGCCCGATATGGACCGGATGACTTTCGCTACCGCCGTGATCGAAGCCGCCGCCAACATTGTGCAGCACGCACTGCCGGTGGCGGAGAAGCCCGTGGAGATCGACGTCGACATCAGCGTCCGGCCCAGCCGCCTGGTGGCCAGGGTGAGCGCTTTCAACGCCCGCGAGCCCTTCGCCGACGACATGCAGGCGTCCATGCCTGATTCGGAGGCGGAGTCCGGGCGGGGGCTGGCACTGATCGAAGCACTGGTGACTACGGTGACGTTCGAACGCCAGGACGGTACCAACACGTGGATCCTGACCCGCAACACCTGA
- a CDS encoding C2 family cysteine protease — MATTFEGDGTMPGFYGADVEQLRTLAKTMSRHSERMTSLSQELGNLITNARWDGRDAAMFRASWNSEHRPMLVKISAELRDQASELARNADEQDKISSGSSGSDRSGRGDSNPPGDPGPLNPDTPDVDVPGDVRKDPDAGNPSDIRQGQIGDCWLLAGIGSVAQELERQGKLDEFLESHMRPVGDPPTHWVVTLYEDGEPVEVTVEAKSTEGGVRGADGQPNWLSIYERAAAEHRGGSYDDIDGGYSNEAMELMTGKSADKDGELNLDDIEDKLSDGKAVSVGTEDVKDDDFDWFWESEEVNRTDVVPNHAYMVVDVKTNDDGQKVIVLANPWGPSGGYMEGDSDHKSGTLELTEDEYKENFDSVYSVDVK; from the coding sequence ATGGCCACAACATTCGAGGGGGACGGGACAATGCCGGGATTCTACGGTGCTGATGTTGAACAATTGCGGACCTTGGCCAAGACCATGTCCCGGCACTCCGAGAGAATGACCTCGCTTTCCCAGGAACTGGGAAACCTCATCACCAACGCCCGCTGGGACGGCCGGGATGCCGCGATGTTCCGGGCGTCGTGGAACTCCGAGCACCGGCCCATGCTGGTGAAGATCTCCGCCGAGCTGCGGGACCAGGCCTCGGAATTGGCCCGGAACGCGGACGAGCAGGACAAGATCAGCTCCGGGTCTTCGGGTTCCGATCGTTCCGGGCGGGGCGACTCCAACCCACCCGGCGACCCCGGGCCCCTGAACCCGGACACGCCCGACGTCGATGTTCCCGGCGATGTTCGCAAAGACCCCGACGCCGGCAACCCCAGCGACATCCGCCAGGGCCAGATCGGTGACTGCTGGCTACTGGCCGGGATCGGTTCGGTGGCCCAGGAATTGGAGCGCCAAGGCAAATTGGACGAGTTCCTGGAATCGCATATGCGTCCCGTCGGCGACCCGCCCACGCACTGGGTCGTCACCCTGTACGAGGACGGCGAACCCGTGGAAGTGACCGTGGAGGCCAAGTCCACGGAGGGCGGGGTTCGCGGCGCAGACGGCCAACCGAACTGGTTGTCCATCTACGAACGCGCTGCCGCTGAGCACCGGGGCGGCTCCTACGATGACATTGATGGCGGCTACAGCAACGAAGCCATGGAGCTGATGACCGGTAAGTCCGCGGATAAGGACGGGGAGCTGAACCTGGACGACATCGAGGACAAACTTTCGGACGGCAAAGCGGTTTCCGTAGGCACCGAAGATGTGAAGGACGATGACTTCGATTGGTTCTGGGAATCTGAAGAGGTCAACCGCACAGACGTGGTCCCCAACCACGCGTACATGGTGGTGGATGTAAAAACCAACGACGACGGCCAGAAGGTCATCGTGCTGGCCAACCCTTGGGGGCCTTCAGGCGGTTACATGGAGGGCGACAGCGACCACAAGTCCGGAACGCTGGAACTTACCGAAGATGAGTACAAGGAAAACTTCGATTCCGTGTACTCCGTGGATGTGAAGTAA